One genomic window of Nerophis lumbriciformis linkage group LG31, RoL_Nlum_v2.1, whole genome shotgun sequence includes the following:
- the wdfy2 gene encoding WD repeat and FYVE domain-containing protein 2, with the protein MAADMEPRAQVRKPCLLSKIDAFQDVVSAAVIIPKEDGVISVSEDRTIRVWLKRDSGQYWPSVYHTMPSACSCMTFNPETRRLLVGMDTGSVCEFVLADDYNKMVATHTYQAHQGKVTVVLLVLEMEWLLSAGQDKKLTWHCSESSQQLGEYHTASWVTAIQFDVETRHAFVGDHSGQVTILKLDQDTCSLVTTFKGHTGHVTALCWDPSQRVLFSGSSDQSIIMWDIGGHKGTAIELQGHSDKVQGLCYASHTRQLMSCSADGAMVIWNMDVSRQETPEWQDSDSCQKCEQPFFWNFKQMWDSKKIGLRQHHCRKCGQALCNRCSSKRSTIPLMGFEFQVRVCDTCHASISDQDRAPTATFHSSKHGVLHLHYEPTGGCLLTCGTDKIIKLWDMTPVVS; encoded by the exons ATGGCGGCCGACATGGAGCCGCGAGCGCAGGTTCGGAAGCCATGTTTGCTGAGCAAGATCGACGCTTTCCAAGATGTGGTGAGCGCGGCGGTCATCATCCCCAAAGAAGATGGCGTCATCAGCGTGTCTGAGGACAG GACCATCCGTGTTTGGTTGAAGCGGGACAGCGGTCAGTACTGGCCCAGTGTCTACCACACCATGCCAT CCGCGTGCTCCTGCATGACCTTTAACCCTGAGACCAGGAGGCTGCTGGTGGGCATGGACACGGGCAGCGTGTGC GAGTTTGTCCTGGCAGACGACTACAACAAGATGGTGGCCACACACACCTACCAGG CCCACCAGGGTAAAGTGACGGTGGTGCTGTTGGTGCTGGAGATGGAGTGGCTCCTCAGTGCGGGTCAAGACAAGAAACTCACCTGGCACTGTTCTGAGAGCAGCCAGCAGCTGGGGGAATACCACACTGCATCATGGGTAACTGCTATACA ATTTGACGTGGAGACAAGACACGCCTTTGTGGGTGACCATTCGGGTCAGGTGACCATCTTGAAGCTGGATCAGGACACCTGCAGCCTGGTCACCACCTTTAAGGGTCACACAG gtcatGTGACAGCACTGTGCTGGGACCCCTCCCAGAGAGTGTTGTTCTCAGGCAGTTCAGACCAGTCCATCATCATGTGGGACATTGGAGGACACAAAGGCACCGCCATCGAGCTGCAGGGACACAG tgacAAGGTGCAGGGATTGTGTTACGCCTCACACACTCGCCAGTTGATGTCGTGCAGTGCAGATGGAGCCATGGTGATCTGGAACATGGACGTCAGCAGACAGGAG actccAGAGTGGCAGGACAGTGACTCATGTCAGAAATGTGAGCAGCCATTCTTCTGGAACTTCAAGCAGATGTGGGACAGCAAGAAGATCGGTTTACGACAG CACCACTGCAGGAAGTGCGGGCAGGCGCTGTGCAACAGGTGTTCCTCCAAGCGCTCCACCATCCCGCTCATGGGCTTTGAGTTCCAGGTGCGCGTGTGCGACACCTGCCACGCCTCCATCAGCGACCAGGA CCGCGCGCCCACCGCCACCTTCCACAGCAGCAAGCATGGCGTGCTGCACCTGCACTACGAGCCCACTGGAGGATGTCTGCTCACCTGTGGCACCGACAAGATCATCAAG CTGTGGGACATGACCCCCGTCGTGTCCTGA